From the Lepisosteus oculatus isolate fLepOcu1 chromosome 1, fLepOcu1.hap2, whole genome shotgun sequence genome, one window contains:
- the anp32b gene encoding acidic leucine-rich nuclear phosphoprotein 32 family member B isoform X1, which produces MDMKKRIHLELRNRTPSDVRELVLDNCRSNEGKIEGLTAEFVNLEFLSLINVGLISVSNLPKLGKLKKLELSDNRISGGLDVLAEKLPNLTHLNLSGNKLKDISTLEPLKKLDNLKSLDLFNCEVTNLNDYRESVFKLLPQLTYLDGYDLEDREASDSDGEVDGDGVDEEDDEEGEEEEDEEEDGEEEDFDEEEDEDDEDEEEEGEGEDDEEEVSAEEEEEDFGQDGEVDDEEDEDEEEDDEDEEQAGKGEKRKREADDEDDEDDD; this is translated from the exons GTACGAGAACTGGTCCTAGACAACTGCAGGTCCAATGAAGGCAAGATTGAGGGCCTCACCGCAGAATTTGTGAACCTCGAATTCCTCAGCCTAATAAACGTTGGCTTAATCTCCGTGTCCAACCTCCCCAAGCTCGGCAAATTAAAAAAG ctGGAGCTCAGTGACAACAGAATTTCTGGTGGCCTTGATGTTTTAGCAGAGAAACTCCCAAACCTCACACACCTAAACCTAAGCGGGAACAAACTGAAAGACATAAGCACGTTGGAGCCTTTG AAAAAGCTGGACAACCTGAAGAGCCTGGACCTGTTCAACTGTGAAGTGACGAACCTGAACGACTACCGGGAGAGCGTCTTCAAACTGCTCCCGCAGCTGACCTACCTGGACGGCTACGACCTCGAAGACCGGGAGGCGTCCGACTCGGATGGCGAGGTGGACGGAGACGGCGTAGACGAGGAGGACGACGAAG AGGGCGAGGAGGAAGAGGATGAGGAGgaagatggggaggaggaggattTTGATGAAGAGGAAGACGAGGACGATGAGGATGAAGAAGAGGAAGGAGAAGGCGAGGATGATGAAGAGGAGGTCAGTGCAGAGGAGGAG GAGGAAGACTTTGGACAGGATGGAGAGGTAGATGATGAAGAAGATGAGGATGAGGAAGAGGACGATGAAG atgaagAGCAAGCCGGCAAAGGTGAAAAGAGAAAGCGAGAGGCAGATGACGAAGACGACGAAGATGACGATTAA
- the anp32b gene encoding acidic leucine-rich nuclear phosphoprotein 32 family member B isoform X2, whose product MDMKKRIHLELRNRTPSDVRELVLDNCRSNEGKIEGLTAEFVNLEFLSLINVGLISVSNLPKLGKLKKLELSDNRISGGLDVLAEKLPNLTHLNLSGNKLKDISTLEPLKKLDNLKSLDLFNCEVTNLNDYRESVFKLLPQLTYLDGYDLEDREASDSDGEVDGDGVDEEDDEEGEEEEDEEEDGEEEDFDEEEDEDDEDEEEEGEGEDDEEEEEDFGQDGEVDDEEDEDEEEDDEDEEQAGKGEKRKREADDEDDEDDD is encoded by the exons GTACGAGAACTGGTCCTAGACAACTGCAGGTCCAATGAAGGCAAGATTGAGGGCCTCACCGCAGAATTTGTGAACCTCGAATTCCTCAGCCTAATAAACGTTGGCTTAATCTCCGTGTCCAACCTCCCCAAGCTCGGCAAATTAAAAAAG ctGGAGCTCAGTGACAACAGAATTTCTGGTGGCCTTGATGTTTTAGCAGAGAAACTCCCAAACCTCACACACCTAAACCTAAGCGGGAACAAACTGAAAGACATAAGCACGTTGGAGCCTTTG AAAAAGCTGGACAACCTGAAGAGCCTGGACCTGTTCAACTGTGAAGTGACGAACCTGAACGACTACCGGGAGAGCGTCTTCAAACTGCTCCCGCAGCTGACCTACCTGGACGGCTACGACCTCGAAGACCGGGAGGCGTCCGACTCGGATGGCGAGGTGGACGGAGACGGCGTAGACGAGGAGGACGACGAAG AGGGCGAGGAGGAAGAGGATGAGGAGgaagatggggaggaggaggattTTGATGAAGAGGAAGACGAGGACGATGAGGATGAAGAAGAGGAAGGAGAAGGCGAGGATGATGAAGAGGAG GAGGAAGACTTTGGACAGGATGGAGAGGTAGATGATGAAGAAGATGAGGATGAGGAAGAGGACGATGAAG atgaagAGCAAGCCGGCAAAGGTGAAAAGAGAAAGCGAGAGGCAGATGACGAAGACGACGAAGATGACGATTAA